A segment of the Denticeps clupeoides chromosome 2, fDenClu1.1, whole genome shotgun sequence genome:
ACTAGGGAAACCCAGCCCCAAACCAAAGACACCAGTTCACAGAAGCGACAATAAGTTCTAACACACCATCAGACAGAAAGATAATTCCTCTTTTACTATTCGTTGGCCATGTCAAAAGACGCCCACAGATGTAAGGTGAGTTCTGCGTGCAGTAAGCACAAAGAGCGCAAGCCCAAGAAACCCCACTACATACCCCGGCCCTGGGGCAAACCATACAACTACAAGTGTTTCCAGTGTCCTTTCACCTGCATGGAGAAGTCCCACCTTTATAACCACATGAAATACAGTCTGTGCAAGAACTCCCTCTCTCTGCTTATTGAGTCTGACTGGCCCTATAAGAAGGGAAACCTTCTCCATCCGGACCAGCTGAGGCTTCAGGGAGAGCTGGGCAGTCACTGCCCAACCAAGCACGATCCTGAGCGGTCAGCCATAGCTGGGCAGAGCCCTCCAACCTCAAGAACACCAgatgaggagaagaaagagcCCAGTGTCAGAGATGTGCTAGAGAGAAAAGGAAGACTTGGCGAGTGCCTAGAGGAGGTAGAGAGTGGAACCAGAGATGAGGCAAAGCGCACAAAGCAGGAGGCAGATGTGGTGATGGCTGATGCCTTCTCATTAGACAAACAGATGCTGCGAGCGCACTCAATAGAGGCCAACAGCCAGCTGCGCCAGTATCGGATACCCAAGGCATGCCTATCCAGTCCTGCGCTACTGTCTGATCCATGGCGTCTGCTGGCCTATCCAACTCAGATTAAGACTAAAAGCGAAGGCCAGGCTGGAGAATTGCCGTGctaccctcctccacctctGGAACCCCCTGCCCTCAACCTCTCACTTCTGGGCCTCAGTTACCCCCTCACCCCTGGCCTGTTCTCCTACCTCAACCCTGCCTCTTCCAACGCTCAAGTCGCACCCCTGCCATACCTTGCCCATACCCATGCACATTTGCCCACCGACCACACCGTGCTTCCTCCCCGACTCTACTACCCCTTTTTGTGTGAGCACGCGCTCTCTGCATCCCCCAAAATGTTCAAATCCCCACAAAGTGGCAGCCAAGACCCGGCCTCAACGACCACCAAACCCAGTGTGTGGGGTCTTCATAAGGCTCAGTCCTCATCCAGTCAAGCTTCACCCTCAGCCTGGGTGTTCTCGGATAGCGCATCCCCTCAACCAGCACACGGCAGCGGGGACAGTCTGAAGGCCGCATGGGTACATGAGCAGACAGTCAAAAACTCACCAGCACCCCCAGAGCCTCTGGACGATTCACCTGAGAAGAATGCAGTGCTTGGGGGGATGTCTGTGGACCTGCTTGAAAACCTGCACAGGACCATGCCCAGCATGGCCACAGCAGACAGTCTGTTCCTACACAGGTAACAGATCATAACTGAGCAAGGCATGGCacttttttcttaaaaaacTGTTGTAGTAACCATGTCTGCCTTCTTTCTAAAGTTCTGCAGATGAGTGGTACGCTGACCGGAGGAGAGCCACGTCAGAGAGCCCCTCTGCGGAGGTGACCTCCTCGCCCCTCTCCAGCCAACGGAGGGAGTGGGAGGACCAGGAGAAGCAGAGGGATCTGCTGAAAGATCTCTTCAGTGCTCTGCAGGAGTACCGGCAGGCCGAACACAGGGCAGCAGCCATCTTGGCTCGGGACAGCGCACCAGCCCAGCTTTTGTGGGACCATCTGACCCAGATCCGCTCACAACTTTCACACATAACACAGGCGCTGCAGCAGAGCACCCCACTAGCTGAAGGACCCCTTGACCTGTCTGTCAAGAAAGACATGGGGACGGCAGCCTCATTGACACAGGCACAAATCATCTCAGGAGACACCCTGAAAGATGATGTGTGCAGCGTCACAGAAGAAATggaagagggagagatggaggaaggagaagaagagatgGGGGACAGAGGGCGGGACCTGAAGGAGAAGAGGAAGTGCTCTTTAGATCTACTCATCAAACTGAACCAGACAGGCATTACCATGGTGAAGGCTGAAGGACTGTGGGCTGGTAGGACCACCAAATGTGAGGCAGACTCTAGTGTCCTGCTGTGTCCTAAACATGCACAcgcacccaacacacacacaccgccagcCAGTCACCCACACAGCCCCCTTACTGATCCCTGAAGCCAGcaagaaacacatacacatacactcaccCTCACACGCATCACAGTTCCACTTGCTATGAAGCCATTCGTCTCCTACCTACCATATGGGAGAGTATCATGACTCTGGCTTCCTGGAAACAGAAGTAGAGCCCATGTCACCCATTCTCAAGATGTGACAGAGATCAAGGAATCAGATCAGGAAATAAAACAACCTGTCTGTACTAGAACTGGATTGTAGATAAGCTTGAACTGATTTACActattttatgtattatgtaaGTACTTTAAATATGTATGCAATTATTTGATGAATAAAGATGCTTTATTCACCCTCCTCTTCACACATAAGCATTTACTTTACATGTTTACTGTCATGTTAAAATCTGCACTCAATCACACTCGTACACTATGTGTGTCTCACAGGTTTCTTGAATTGTTACACTGTGGTTGTATCTTCTCTTGTGCTCAGTTTAACTTCCATTCCCAAACAGAAATATGTTTTAGTGACATGCACAAATATTTGACTCTTGTTTCCAATAAGCCTTGTTTCCTGTTATACGGTATGTGTTACTGTATTAAAAAGTTTCAATAAAGAAAGCTCAGTTCTAACGCTGAAGatttttgggggtggggggagatgGCTGTGGAGAATCTGTGGAGACAGGTCGTGCTAAAGGAGAATTTCCTCCCAGAGCTAAATGGATGTCAACAGCTCTGCTGGGGGCTTGGGGTAAAGGTCAAAGCCACCAAACAGTAGTACAAAGGCAGGGTACCAGCAGCCTTTGACTCAACAGAAAGGAGTAAGACTTTTGTCCACATAGCACACAGCTGGTCCCTTTATTCACAACTCCAAAGGTTACCTGCCAAGTGCATTGTACAAGACACTGTCATTTACAGCCACAATGTGGTCAGCAGAAAGCAAGGGAACGTATGCTTCTTCTATGGCTTGTCATAACGGGAATGAAAGAGCATTTGACAATTGCAGCCTTTTGGCTggcaattacatttttaatcagtCTCAAAATTACTTATGTGGATCCTGATTAGGTCCAAATGTATTTCTGATACGTGCATTTAAGATGaacctttaaataaaaaggtttagAAAAAAACAGTAGAAATTAAAACACGCATtgacaataaataatatttattataaaacattaataaatatgtCAATATGTAGTCAAATTTTATGACCAAGCTGTGAATAAATTGATAGAGAAGCGAAAATATAGcatcattttatgtttaaaatgtaatctgcataaaggtattttttcattcaaaataaaccAAAACTACACTTCTACTACATTCAGAACAATGCAAaggatttgtagagaactatagaATATGAAATGTACACACTACaaaaatttaatatattttatatgtaaatgttcaatattcaaaattgtgtttattgaaGTATAATAAAGTATAATTAAAATTTTGATTTCAGCCGCTCAtcaatactttactttactttatttagcagacgcttttatccaaagcgacttacaagaggaatagttttatttctttaaagtTGTTCACCACAGACACCCATACCATTCCACTgaatatatctttatttatatttaataaattaaaacaatataaGCATGAATCAGCATAAACAGTCAAAAAATCATTGCACTGGCATAAGGAATCTAAGACTTAATAGGTCGCATAgatctttttaaaaacagaaataaactctAAATGCAGAGACAGCATTTATACTTTTTTCTACTACTCTCTTACTCAACAAAAAGCCAATAGGCCCATTTTGTCCCtaacattttctaaaaaacagtaccaaaggaaaatgtaaaataagaaagAATGACAGCCCATTCATCATCATCCAGAAGCTCTTGTAATCTGTGGAATTTTCTTTCTGCTCGAATACAGCAGCCGTAGAGCAGTGTGGCATGCGCATACGCAACATTTAGGGTAAGGTTTGGTTTAGGCGTAGGGTTTGGTTTAGGCCTGTGGCTACCCGATTTTGACTGTGCATGTGCAATGGATAGTTTTAGGACTAGGGTTAGCTTTAGGACTAGCCTTAGGTTTAGGCAGTACCACAATGGCTTTTCAAATACACACGCTCACACGTGGGCAGTCCAAATTGTGTTTCCGGTACAAAATAGGTAGCGACAAGGCCTTACCATGGAGTATGCTTGTGCACACCTGCGCAGTCCAAATCGACTTCGGTAATGACTggcccaaaaaaaacacatagatGACACAATGTTTTAAGATGATTTGAGAACGTGTGCCAGTGAAAGGCTAAATTTGGGAAAATGCAGGGTCAGTTCACCAGGTCATTCACAGTACTTGTACTTAAATGTATAGTTgaagtgttttaatttaattttcatgCAGGAACATAAAATGTATCCTGAAATTATTCAGTTTGTTTGTTGCAGCGAGTTGCACATTATTTTCTGGATTAGACACTATCTAATGAGTTTCACCATACTGCCATACTGATGACTGCAAACAGATTCTGGCACAGTTACCAGCTCCACTAATGACAGGACAAGGTATGGTGAGTCAAAACACTTTGAAATTCAGTGGGTAGTACCAATGCAACCCTAATTGATCTAATGACGTAATTTCAGATCGATTTTATATCTTCTAATGCTTTCCTAAGTCACAGACTTTTAACCGCTGTCCGGATtcggcacaggtgatgtgtccacagtcaatcctgacagagcccccccatccaagggctacgtcctcagagccccagcagcaccatcagtggaggcggtgGGGCCGACGGCAACAaacacagggctcctgccctgctgtgtcctccccttggaggacctggACCCTCTGTCTGGCTTCCCGGTGTGGttccgcatggcggccccggtccctcgggctggctccccgacgtggtcccgcatggtggccccggtccctcaggctggctccccggcgttggCAGAGTTCGGAGGTGGGAGGAACAGTACACCACAGTACACCAAATCCTGAAATGACATTACAGTTATGTAAAGCTGTTCAAAACAGTTCACCTGTAAAATGATATCTAAAATGAGTTTAAATGTCATGAAGAAAAGACGTTCACAATGACCTCATTTGGACTAGAATTAGACCTGATACATAGCTCCTGTGGAGGATCAACAGAAGACATGCAAGAATGACCTGAAAAATGACATGTGTCATTGCACAGTGGCTGGGTCTTGTGAAGAATGTATTTTACATTCTAACTTTATtagctgatttatttatttcatgttgtgtgtttaattgattaaaaatacattttataaaatatgacatttcgAAGTGCTATCACTAATcgtgaattaattattcctggaaaatataaataaaacatgtttaaattaaattttgggAATCTGCgtctgtgtcaaccagaacataCTTCCTTACTAAAATCTATAATATCTataatattttatcataatgTTGTACTATTTTACAATTGTAATATTTCATGATCAAAACTCCGAGGTCATATTTACgtaaattcattttcagatatgtagaaagatttttttatactatttgtgtaattttaagGTTGGACCTCCCCCAGTGGCTTCATGGTGAAATTACATATTGTGAAatgatatatttaatttcaccCAATaccaaaaaaggtaaaatgctGGGTAACATgtcaataaatacacacagaacacaataATACAAAGTAACACTTTGCAAATGGTAAACCTAAAACAATATGGTTGTTCATTGTGGGTAACATTTTGCTGTTTGTTAGGTCTGCGAGCTGACGGGgtaaggaagcacagaggcaggacataatataaacaatgatttaataatacactgaaataaaaacacaatggttgaaaacgggaaataaaggggatcaacataaactagcccgattcccagaactgaaaacactaCTTAACACAAACGCTTGAAATGTCCAAAATGAGTTCATGAAAATGCCAGAGGGCGGAAACACAGCAACTTATCAAACGCCGTCCTGATTGGGCACCCTCTCCAAGGGCTACATCCTCAGatccccagcagtaccatcagtggaggcggtgGGGCAGACGGctgcaaccacagggctcctgtcTTGCAGTGTCCTCCCACTGGCAGACCCagaccctcaggctggctccctgaCATTGTTCCGCATGGTGGCCttggtccctccaacctgcacacagaaaacagggcTAACATTTCCGGGTACATGCAGGGCCGGACCCTCCGGCAACCGCATACTGCACCCCTGTCTAGTGTcctctgggcacatgcagccgctcttgctgcacgtccctgctggcagagtgGACAGCTTCTCTCCTTGCACTGCACAGGGAGGCAGTCTCGGACCCTCCGTCATCTGTTTACGGCACCCCTTTCTGGTGCCTTCTgagcacatgcagcccctctcactgcaagTCCCCATTGGGAGTGcgaccagcttctctccctgcactgcGCAGGGAGGAGGTTCTGGTCCATCCGGAGACCGTTCACTGCACCCCAGGACATAAtataaacaatgatttattaatacaCTTTCCCAAAAATGGGAAATGGGGATCAACATAAATGATcccacaggcatgtggcgattgccagaactcaataCACTACTTAACACTAAGGTCCAAAAAGAGGTCACGAAAATGTCGGAGCCACCAAAGGGCGAAAACACAGCGCCTTATCAAACATAGTCCTGATTTGGcacaggtgccgtcaatcctgacactgtTACTTTATTAATGCTGCAAAATTATGTGGTTGGCAGAAGCTGAATAGGCATGGCTCAAAATATTTCTGATaataatcaagatttttttaggCATTACAATTTtagacacacaaataaaatgacaatactATAAAACTATTTATATCTTTATTTGTATATGAAAGAAAAATATGGAGCATGCATTTCAGAACCTGAACATGTTAAAACTTGACCGTAACATTTTTTACAGCCTTATGTCATTTGAAAAAATGTAGACATGGTTCGAGAGTGCTTTGCTTtgttcagccaatcagacagcTCAGTATCAGTTGCATGAAGGTTGATAAATGACTACTGTAATATGTCTATCAGTTTTGGCAAATGTACATCTATTATTGATTTTCCACCCACAACTGGTCATCTCATAGGCTATTATGacattaatgaaaacaaaattaagACAGTCTATCacaaaaatatgcacattttatcTGTGCATCTGCTTTAGAGGAAAATAAAATCCCAACAAATCCCAGTTAACATATATCTATGAATTCATCTTAAATTCACCACATTATCAGTACATCGCTCTCATCAATGCACACAGTTTCCTGTGTCTATCACAGATCCAAAACAGGCATAAACAGGTACAAGAACATTGACCACAGGACACAGgttctggagctcagccactgATGTGAGAAATTGGCAGGTAAAGAGATGGTGGGCTTTGGGGATGTAGATAGTGTTGTTGTCGTTGGTTGTGGcctgcacaaaaaaagtttagacaaacaaaaaaacaaaagcaaaaaagattATTTCTGCTGCTAACATAAAGTGCAGCCGTTTCATTGTGAAAATAAGCAACCCTCACCCAAAAATGCCCATAAAACGTGTCTCAGCACAGATTGAGCATTTGGGCTGCCCTGTACATTTTTGTAGTGGTACATCACCCTCACATATGTAATTAAACCAATCTAGAGTCATTTGTGTGTTGAGAATTTGGCCTGCAGCGGTATAGAGCACTGATGCCAGAAGAACACAGCTTTACACTTCACAATTCTGAAAGAATGCATGCCACATATATAAGAAACAGCTGTTGTATCATTTACAAATAGTGTTTCATAAAATGTCTCACTTACGTGGGGAACAGAATGCAGCCACTGGGAGGTGGGGCCGACCATGTGTGGTTTAGCACAATGACTTTATCACAGTCACTTATGGTCTTCACATCCACCACTGAAAAGACCTCCAAGGGTGATATGAGCAGCTCCAGTTCATCAGGTAGGCATGCATATGTTTCCAGGTCAACCACAGAACATGTATAAATATTGAATAAGGTCCCCCCATCTGCACAGTTCTCTACAGCATCAGTCCTTTTTGTATTTGCTGAAGTGAACCTCCCAAAGCGCACCTTATCACCTACCGTAGCGTCGTATGATTTCTCTGTGCCACGGAAAACTGCACGGCAGTCAGAGCCATTGTTTAAGAGCCACATAGAATCCAGCAGCAGAAAGTCGAGAGATTTGAAGAAAAACTCAGTTTGGTAGAGACTCATGTTTCCACCTTTGCTTGCCACAAATTTGTTGAAGTTTTGTCGGAATATTCTTTTTGCATGTGAATAAGTCACAAGGGCTTCTGTGTGCTCTTCCAGTCCTCCGGGAAAGATGTTACATTTAATTTGAGTCCACTCAGCACTAAGCTCACTGTtgttcttcagctcctcctcaaGAAGGCCATTGGGACTAATGACTTTGGATAACATCTTCTCACGACATTCAGAGAAAGTGTAGTCCACTGCTGTGGGGGCCATGTCCATTTTTGCACAAGTCCCCTGGAGGAGAAGAACAACACCTCAATATGAATGAATACACATTGTTACAAATGTCAAAACTGTTCAAAActgcaacagaaaaaaagaaaaaaaattataaaaaatatatcttaCCATGTATACCATGGCTGCAATAAACAGGATTGAGAAGAATACTGTATGCAAGCATCCCATTGTTTTGGCAATTCTGttgactgaaaatgaaaaggtatgaaaaggaagaaaatgcTTGGTACATAAATCTGGATCTGTCTTATAAAGGATAAGATTTCAAACATTCATCACTTACCCTGCTAGTAGAATATTTCATGTAATGTTCCAGAAAGTAGGAATTCAGTAGATTGTCTTTATAGGAAATACACAGGACTTGAATCAGTCTTTTACAATACCAGTCTGTCTTATCTTGACAAGATGTAACATGCATGGGAGTGGATTTCCTCCCACAAATCCTCCGGAAATACGTCCACCAAAATTCTAAATGGACAAACCCTCTAATGCAAAAATATTGCATATGGTGTACCCGAAAACGTCAATTTAACCATACtaactaaaataaaagaattcaAAACAGATACTAAAACCAATGAAAGAGAATaaacattcaataaaaaaatctaaaaaaataaacaaatcttTAAAAACATGTCTCACCCTGTTGAATTCAAACATTTATgtccatttaaaatattataatatactgACACAAGGAAAAACATCTGGCAAAAAGGAGAATATGTAAAAGGCATGTTTGTACGAGCTTGATACAAAATGACTCACATATTTTACTTGCCTCAGTCTTCTTGGCAAGGTATTGGAAGTTGTTTCACTGTTGGTTGCTAGAGAAACAGGCAAGCCTTAACATATTACTGAAATCTGTGGGTTCTGTATCTGGTTCTAAAAGACCAGCTGTGACATTTTATCAACTGTATATTGAAAACATTGTCTGAGTTCTGGAGGAAACTTGAATTTATTGGACTATATGGGAGAGTAAAGTTACTCACTTAATCCCTTGATTTCATGCCTTTTAGAGAAGATCATCTGGTCAAGGTTTGCAATTCAGTCCCTGGGTCTGCAGAACAGAGCTTGTACAAAAGCTGATGTGATATTTCTTGTGCTTTTCTTCTCTTGAGCCCGTACCATATTTCCTGTTCCCCCTTTCTTAACCCTTTCACATTAAGAACAAGGAGGGGTGCTACTAGTGCTTCCTCTTTCACTCCCCTCTGTttcccctctcccctcccctccctttgTGATTTTGAGTCATCCTAAGACCCAGGAACAACTCTTTAGGTAT
Coding sequences within it:
- the prr35 gene encoding proline-rich protein 35, with amino-acid sequence MSKDAHRCKVSSACSKHKERKPKKPHYIPRPWGKPYNYKCFQCPFTCMEKSHLYNHMKYSLCKNSLSLLIESDWPYKKGNLLHPDQLRLQGELGSHCPTKHDPERSAIAGQSPPTSRTPDEEKKEPSVRDVLERKGRLGECLEEVESGTRDEAKRTKQEADVVMADAFSLDKQMLRAHSIEANSQLRQYRIPKACLSSPALLSDPWRLLAYPTQIKTKSEGQAGELPCYPPPPLEPPALNLSLLGLSYPLTPGLFSYLNPASSNAQVAPLPYLAHTHAHLPTDHTVLPPRLYYPFLCEHALSASPKMFKSPQSGSQDPASTTTKPSVWGLHKAQSSSSQASPSAWVFSDSASPQPAHGSGDSLKAAWVHEQTVKNSPAPPEPLDDSPEKNAVLGGMSVDLLENLHRTMPSMATADSLFLHSSADEWYADRRRATSESPSAEVTSSPLSSQRREWEDQEKQRDLLKDLFSALQEYRQAEHRAAAILARDSAPAQLLWDHLTQIRSQLSHITQALQQSTPLAEGPLDLSVKKDMGTAASLTQAQIISGDTLKDDVCSVTEEMEEGEMEEGEEEMGDRGRDLKEKRKCSLDLLIKLNQTGITMVKAEGLWAGRTTKCEADSSVLLCPKHAHAPNTHTPPASHPHSPLTDP
- the LOC114784386 gene encoding T-cell ecto-ADP-ribosyltransferase 2-like, with product MGCLHTVFFSILFIAAMVYMGTCAKMDMAPTAVDYTFSECREKMLSKVISPNGLLEEELKNNSELSAEWTQIKCNIFPGGLEEHTEALVTYSHAKRIFRQNFNKFVASKGGNMSLYQTEFFFKSLDFLLLDSMWLLNNGSDCRAVFRGTEKSYDATVGDKVRFGRFTSANTKRTDAVENCADGGTLFNIYTCSVVDLETYACLPDELELLISPLEVFSVVDVKTISDCDKVIVLNHTWSAPPPSGCILFPTPQPTTTTLSTSPKPTISLPANFSHQWLSSRTCVLWSMFLYLFMPVLDL